The Stieleria sp. JC731 genome has a segment encoding these proteins:
- the phoU gene encoding phosphate signaling complex protein PhoU, with the protein MSKHLERELERLREQLISQFTVVEQMIQLAVRSLVERRPDFADRVLENDVAVDEMDVRIEEECLKVLALHQPVAFDMRYLISVDKVNGELERMGDTACNIAERAKALCRFPLFTVPEEMSEMVDTSIKMVRRALDSFINCDSSMANDVIQMDDIVDALNRVVIDQLQEVMKSDRELIEPAVHCFSASRHLERIGDLAECVCEEVIYLVEGEIVRHKHGWNREADKRGGTSTTV; encoded by the coding sequence ATGTCGAAACATCTTGAACGAGAACTCGAACGACTTCGCGAACAACTGATTTCGCAGTTCACTGTCGTCGAACAAATGATTCAGCTTGCCGTTCGCTCACTTGTGGAGCGTCGTCCAGATTTCGCTGATCGCGTTCTTGAAAACGATGTTGCCGTCGACGAGATGGATGTTCGGATCGAAGAGGAGTGTCTGAAAGTTTTGGCGCTGCACCAGCCCGTTGCTTTCGATATGCGATACTTGATTTCCGTTGACAAGGTGAATGGCGAATTGGAGCGGATGGGTGACACCGCTTGCAATATCGCGGAACGAGCCAAAGCGCTTTGTCGATTTCCACTTTTTACCGTCCCGGAAGAGATGTCCGAGATGGTTGATACGTCGATCAAAATGGTTCGGCGTGCCCTCGATTCGTTTATCAATTGCGACTCCAGCATGGCCAATGATGTTATCCAGATGGACGACATCGTTGATGCCTTGAACCGCGTTGTGATCGATCAGTTGCAAGAAGTCATGAAGTCCGACCGCGAATTGATCGAGCCTGCGGTCCACTGTTTCAGTGCCTCGCGGCATCTCGAAAGAATCGGTGACTTGGCGGAATGTGTTTGCGAAGAGGTGATCTACCTCGTCGAAGGCGAGATCGTTCGTCACAAGCACGGCTGGAATCGTGAAGCAGACAAACGGGGCGGCACAAGCACAACCGTTTAA
- a CDS encoding GTP-binding protein — protein MSTPIRFIMIGGFLGAGKTTLIARLARHYQDQGNHVCVVTNDQAAGLVDTELLRSQGLNVNEVAGSCFCCNFHGLTDAMDRFENERRPDIILAEPVGSCTDLVATIALPMMERLGEKFVHSPYSVVLKPSHGLKILTGTTGRGFSEKAEYIFRKQLEESEIVLINRIDELTEEQQLQLRQAIEEQYPGRPVIGISAKTGENLELLHEALAETPQTREKLMDVDYDVYAEGEAELGWLNATVTMKSDSDFSIDGVALAIVDRLRERLDEIDAEPAHLKVLCSSNQSVSVANLVSSDTPTMLSVSSEANSDSATLLINARVSLAPEPLRQVVTECVTELGERFRADMAVETMESFRPGRPVPTFRVEANSK, from the coding sequence ATGTCAACTCCGATCCGATTCATCATGATTGGCGGGTTTCTCGGTGCCGGGAAGACAACCTTGATTGCCCGATTGGCACGTCACTACCAAGATCAAGGAAATCATGTTTGTGTTGTTACCAATGACCAAGCGGCAGGACTGGTCGACACGGAGCTGCTTCGTAGCCAAGGGCTGAATGTTAACGAAGTTGCGGGGTCTTGCTTCTGCTGCAATTTCCATGGCCTGACCGATGCGATGGACCGTTTCGAGAACGAACGTCGCCCCGATATCATCTTGGCCGAACCCGTCGGCAGCTGCACCGATCTTGTTGCAACGATCGCACTACCGATGATGGAACGGCTTGGCGAGAAATTCGTTCATAGCCCATACTCTGTCGTGTTGAAACCGAGCCACGGGCTGAAGATCTTGACGGGAACGACCGGGCGAGGATTCTCGGAGAAGGCGGAATACATTTTTCGCAAGCAGCTGGAAGAATCTGAAATCGTTTTGATCAATCGGATAGATGAGCTGACCGAAGAACAGCAGCTTCAACTTCGCCAAGCGATCGAGGAACAATATCCGGGCCGACCGGTCATCGGCATCTCTGCAAAGACCGGCGAAAACCTCGAATTACTGCACGAGGCGTTAGCGGAAACGCCGCAGACGCGAGAAAAACTGATGGACGTTGATTACGACGTCTACGCAGAAGGCGAAGCCGAACTCGGTTGGCTTAACGCGACAGTCACCATGAAATCCGATAGCGATTTCTCGATTGATGGCGTTGCCTTAGCAATTGTCGATCGGCTTCGCGAGCGACTAGACGAAATCGATGCTGAACCGGCGCACCTGAAAGTCCTGTGCTCTTCAAATCAATCCGTCAGTGTCGCAAACCTTGTCAGCAGTGATACGCCAACCATGCTGTCGGTTTCATCCGAAGCCAACAGCGATTCTGCAACTCTGCTGATCAACGCTCGCGTCAGTCTTGCGCCGGAGCCACTTCGCCAAGTCGTCACCGAATGCGTCACTGAGTTAGGAGAACGATTCAGGGCAGATATGGCTGTGGAAACGATGGAGAGTTTTCGACCAGGTCGCCCCGTTCCAACTTTTCGCGTCGAAGCAAACTCAAAGTAA
- a CDS encoding prenyltransferase/squalene oxidase repeat-containing protein, which produces MIHSVKKPVLVLFLLTYFTVTCNAEDKSIQLGLRYLKQSGERWIENRECVSCHQVPSMIWAHTAAFSSGFEVSREDLAKWVEWSSQVSHFVKASQREEQDRQKTMSGNIDTMVALLLAIPAKNDDGDQWRSEFAKKLVAEQAADGSWKACGQLPMQRRPKDETQAVTTIWTSLALEIEGVSYDRNSALAFADQIESPVSSEWLAARLLLADYQNDSRKQDLQTKLLEQQNPDGGWGWALTEESDALGTGYVLYALAKVAADPDAIQRARDYLVETQKENGKWLVPGTKESAKGKTTATANDWGTAWAIVALAESR; this is translated from the coding sequence ATGATCCACTCAGTTAAAAAACCGGTCCTGGTCTTATTTCTACTCACGTACTTCACGGTCACGTGCAACGCTGAAGATAAATCGATTCAGCTTGGGCTTCGCTATCTCAAACAAAGCGGTGAACGCTGGATCGAGAATCGTGAATGCGTCTCCTGTCACCAAGTCCCCTCGATGATTTGGGCTCACACCGCTGCGTTTTCCAGTGGCTTTGAAGTGTCTCGCGAAGACCTTGCCAAATGGGTTGAATGGTCAAGCCAAGTTTCTCACTTCGTCAAGGCGTCGCAGCGAGAGGAACAGGATCGTCAGAAAACGATGTCTGGCAACATTGACACCATGGTCGCGTTGCTACTCGCCATCCCTGCGAAAAACGATGATGGGGACCAATGGCGGAGCGAGTTCGCAAAGAAGTTGGTGGCCGAGCAAGCGGCGGATGGATCATGGAAGGCCTGCGGCCAGCTACCAATGCAGCGTCGGCCCAAAGATGAGACACAAGCCGTTACAACGATTTGGACATCGCTAGCCTTGGAAATCGAAGGTGTCTCCTACGATCGAAATTCAGCCTTGGCGTTCGCCGATCAGATTGAATCGCCGGTATCGTCGGAGTGGTTGGCAGCTCGCTTGCTACTAGCGGACTATCAAAACGATTCGCGAAAGCAGGACCTGCAGACAAAGTTACTCGAACAACAGAATCCTGATGGCGGTTGGGGATGGGCGCTCACTGAAGAAAGCGATGCGTTGGGAACAGGGTACGTGCTATACGCATTAGCCAAAGTCGCTGCCGATCCAGACGCGATTCAAAGGGCTCGTGATTATCTCGTTGAAACGCAGAAGGAAAACGGGAAGTGGCTGGTTCCTGGGACGAAAGAGTCAGCCAAAGGGAAAACGACCGCGACCGCCAACGATTGGGGAACTGCGTGGGCAATCGTGGCGCTCGCCGAAAGCCGATAA